A stretch of the Gossypium hirsutum isolate 1008001.06 chromosome D07, Gossypium_hirsutum_v2.1, whole genome shotgun sequence genome encodes the following:
- the LOC107956184 gene encoding peroxidase P7: protein MAPRFNFLLHAFLSLALATTSFSLSPKFYDNVCPQALPAIKKVVEAAVHREPRMGASLLRLHFHDCFVNGCEGSLLLDSSSAFETEKNGRGNFNSVRGFEVVDQIKAVVDRVCGRPMVSCADILAVVARDSVVVLGGPTWKVRLGRRDSTTASRALADSVLPSASMDLPALISNFKNQGLNKRDLVALSGGHTIGLSQCVIFRNMIYNATNIDPVFAKERRATCSRTGGNTNLAPFDPTPARFDTAYFKNLVKERGLLTSDQALFNDGSTDKLVETYNKNPNAFWVDFGKSMIKMGNIKPLTRNQVQIRNVN from the exons ATGGCTCCCCGCTTTAACTTCCTCCTTCATGCATTTCTCTCCTTGGCTCTTGCAACCACCTCTTTTTCCTTATCTCCCAAATTTTATGACAATGTCTGTCCCCAAGCTTTACCTGCCATCAAGAAAGTAGTTGAGGCTGCTGTCCACCGAGAACCCCGGATGGGAGCTTCTTTACTTCGTCTTCACTTCCACGACTGCTTCGTTAAT GGTTGCGAAGGTTCATTACTTTTGGATTCTTCGTCTGCTTTCGAAACCGAGAAAAATGGTCGTGGTAATTTCAATTCTGTGAGAGGGTTTGAAGTTGTTGATCAAATTAAGGCTGTAGTGGATAGAGTATGTGGACGCCCTATGGTCTCTTGTGCTGATATCTTAGCAGTGGTTGCTCGAGATTCAGTAGTTGTG CTCGGAGGTCCGACATGGAAGGTTCGCTTGGGTAGAAGAGACTCAACCACAGCTAGCAGGGCATTAGCAGACAGCGTGCTTCCATCAGCATCAATGGATCTCCCTGCGTTGATCAGCAACTTCAAGAACCAGGGCTTGAACAAGAGAGATCTTGTAGCTCTCTCCGGTGGTCACACCATCGGATTGTCACAATGTGTTATCTTTAGGAACATGATTTACAATGCTACCAATATTGATCCTGTTTTTGCCAAAGAGCGTAGAGCAACTTGCTCACGAACCGGTGGAAACACTAATCTCGCTCCTTTTGACCCAACGCCTGCTCGATTCGACACTGCATACTTCAAGAACTTAGTTAAGGAAAGGGGACTACTCACCTCTGATCAAGCACTTTTCAATGATGGGTCGACTGATAAACTTGTTGAGACTTACAACAAGAATCCTAATGCTTTTTGGGTTGATTTTGGAAAGTCTATGATTAAGATGGGTAACATCAAGCCTTTGACTAGAAATCAAGTACAAATTAGAAATGTGAATTAA